The uncultured Fibrobacter sp. DNA window GTCATGAAGGACCTGCCGATGGAACTTTACAAGAGCGATGCGGACTACCAGCGTTTTCAGGCAGCGTGTTACTACTTCCAGTTGGCAGAGACGAACGTGGTTGAGCAGGACTACAATATCCTGATGGCATGCCAGAGGCAACTTTGCGAAATTGCGAAAGCGCTAAATGAGCGGGTGTATTTGTCCCGCGATGAAATTGAGAAAATCGTGAAGGGGGCGTGATGAGGCTCGAGGCTCGGGGCACGAGGTTCGAGCGATGAGCAGTGAGGCTGGTGAATAAGAATCACGCACTTCGTGCGTTAATAACAGACGGCGAAGCCGTGATATTTTTCCCTAGATCCTAGCCTCTAGATTCTCTGATGGAGATTGCTTCAGGGCTTCGCCCCTCGCAATGACAATCCCTAACCACCAACCACTAACCACCAACCACTAACCACAATCTACCTCACACCTCATAGCTCTCCACTATCTCACCACTAATGCCGCGAGTGCGAGTTCCTGGCTTGTGCGGGTGCTGCACTTGCCGCTCTTGATTTCGTAGTCGAGGTCGGCGAGCCGGCGCAGAACGCGGCAGAGGAGCGGTTTGCCCCAACGGCGCGCATTTTCGGGCGCCTTGCCTTTGACGTTAAAGATGAAGTCGTTCTTGCCGAGCTTAGCTGCGATGTCTTTGGGGCCCATGCCCTTGGCGAGCAGCGATGCGGTGTTGAGCAGGTCCAGCGTGTAGCTGTAGAGCGATGCGACAATCTGGACGGCGTTTACGCCGTTGTTGAGCATCTCGTTGAGCTTACGCGTGTATTCCTTGGCATTCCGTTGCCCGAAGGATTCCTGGATTTCGTAGGCGATGAGTTCACGCTGCGGGACGACCATGGTCTTCACGAGGTCGAGCGTGATTTTCGGTGCGTCCGGGGCGAAGAGCAGGATCTTTTCCACTTCTTCGCATACGAGCTTTGTGTCGGTCCCGAGTGCTTCGGCAAGGTAGTTGCTTGCTGCCGGGTCGATAGGCTTTTTGAAGTGGCCGGGAATCACCGAAGATATCCATTCGGCCATTTTATACTGCTTGGGAACATCGAATTTCTCGATTTCAGCAGCCTTCTTGAGCGCCTTGTACAGTTCCGTTGTAGCGGCCAGTTTTTCGAAGTCGAACAGCAACTTGCAATCCGGCGAGGTCGAGAGCCACTTTGCGAGGCTCTTGCAGTCGTCGGCTTTGAGGGCCTCGGCCTTGCGCACGACGATGGCCTGCTCCGGGGCGAACATGGATACCGAGCCGCACGATTCGATGACGATGTCGGCTACGGAGGCAATGT harbors:
- the holA gene encoding DNA polymerase III subunit delta, with the translated sequence MIVALIGDDQFLKDQRIEKFLSDSLGDRKSDPLAKQILYATDTNIASVADIVIESCGSVSMFAPEQAIVVRKAEALKADDCKSLAKWLSTSPDCKLLFDFEKLAATTELYKALKKAAEIEKFDVPKQYKMAEWISSVIPGHFKKPIDPAASNYLAEALGTDTKLVCEEVEKILLFAPDAPKITLDLVKTMVVPQRELIAYEIQESFGQRNAKEYTRKLNEMLNNGVNAVQIVASLYSYTLDLLNTASLLAKGMGPKDIAAKLGKNDFIFNVKGKAPENARRWGKPLLCRVLRRLADLDYEIKSGKCSTRTSQELALAALVVR